A single Xenopus laevis strain J_2021 chromosome 3S, Xenopus_laevis_v10.1, whole genome shotgun sequence DNA region contains:
- the tigar.S gene encoding fructose-2,6-bisphosphatase TIGAR (The RefSeq protein has 3 substitutions compared to this genomic sequence): protein MARFALTIVRHGETRYNKEKLLQGQGIDEPLSEMGFKQADAAGRFLSNVRFTHVFSSDLIRAKQTACAIMRNNQLSEDIKIMYDPRLRERKYGDAEGRPLSELKVMAKKAGGQCPSYTPPGGETLEQVRACAKDFFEYLCQLVMAESSVKEKSELGASGMVGIMSTDLAPFVNHNKEPTIFGESRDVTLDASVLLVSHGAYMRNWIKYFVEDLQFTFPPELKKSRELSVSPNTGISHFIVTVGSGATRKPEIQCVCINLHGHLSDIDADTSHYQV from the exons ATGGCCAGGTTTGCCTTAACCATCGTGAGACA TGGGGAAACCCGATACAACAAGGAGAAGCTGCTGCAAG GGCAAGGAATAGATGAGCCGCTCTCAGAAATGGGATTCAAGCAGGCAGACGCTGCGGGCAGGTTTCTGAGCAACGTCCGATTCACCCATGTTTTCTCCAGTGATTTGATCCGTGCAAAACAA ACAGCGTGTGCCATCATGAGGAATAACCAACTCAGCGAGGACATTAAAATTATGTATGATCCCAGACTCCGGGAAAGG AAATACGGTGACGCCGAGGGTCGGCCTCTAAGTGAACTAAAGGTGATGGCAAAAAAAGCTGGAGGTCAGTGTCCGTCTTATACCCCACCAGGAGGAGAGACCCTAGAGCAG GTTAGAGCTCGTGCCAAGGACTTCTTCGAATATCTTTGCCAGTTAGTGATGGCGGAATCTTCTGTAAAGGAGAAGTCAGAATTAGGTGCTTCAGGAATGGTTGGGATCATGTCTACCGACCTGGCCCCTTTTGTGAATCACAATAAGGAACCTACAATTTTTGGGGAAAGTAGAGATGTCACTCTAGATGCTAGTGTGCTGTTAGTGAGCCACGGGGCATATATGCGCAACTGGATCAAGTATTTTGTGGAAGACCTGCAATTCATTTTCCCACCAGAGCTGAAGAAGTCTCGGGAACTTTCCGTAAGCCCCAACACGGGAATAAGCCATTTTATTATCACTGTTGGATCAGGAGCAACTAGGAAACCTGAGATCCAGTGTGTTTGTATCAATCTCCATGGTCACCTGTCAGACATTGATGCAGACACCAGCCATTACCAAGTATga
- the tigar.S gene encoding fructose-2,6-bisphosphatase TIGAR isoform X1 translates to MGRRIPSGETRYNKEKLLQGQGIDEPLSEMGFKQADAAGRFLSNVRFTHVFSSDLIRAKQTACAIMRNNQLSEDIKIMYDPRLRERKYGDAEGRPLSELKVMAKKAGGQCPSYTPPGGETLEQVRARAKDFFEYLCQLVMAESSVKEKSELGASGMVGIMSTDLAPFVNHNKEPTIFGESRDVTLDASVLLVSHGAYMRNWIKYFVEDLQFIFPPELKKSRELSVSPNTGISHFIITVGSGATRKPEIQCVCINLHGHLSDIDADTSHYQV, encoded by the exons ATGGGACGCCGTATTCCCAG TGGGGAAACCCGATACAACAAGGAGAAGCTGCTGCAAG GGCAAGGAATAGATGAGCCGCTCTCAGAAATGGGATTCAAGCAGGCAGACGCTGCGGGCAGGTTTCTGAGCAACGTCCGATTCACCCATGTTTTCTCCAGTGATTTGATCCGTGCAAAACAA ACAGCGTGTGCCATCATGAGGAATAACCAACTCAGCGAGGACATTAAAATTATGTATGATCCCAGACTCCGGGAAAGG AAATACGGTGACGCCGAGGGTCGGCCTCTAAGTGAACTAAAGGTGATGGCAAAAAAAGCTGGAGGTCAGTGTCCGTCTTATACCCCACCAGGAGGAGAGACCCTAGAGCAG GTTAGAGCTCGTGCCAAGGACTTCTTCGAATATCTTTGCCAGTTAGTGATGGCGGAATCTTCTGTAAAGGAGAAGTCAGAATTAGGTGCTTCAGGAATGGTTGGGATCATGTCTACCGACCTGGCCCCTTTTGTGAATCACAATAAGGAACCTACAATTTTTGGGGAAAGTAGAGATGTCACTCTAGATGCTAGTGTGCTGTTAGTGAGCCACGGGGCATATATGCGCAACTGGATCAAGTATTTTGTGGAAGACCTGCAATTCATTTTCCCACCAGAGCTGAAGAAGTCTCGGGAACTTTCCGTAAGCCCCAACACGGGAATAAGCCATTTTATTATCACTGTTGGATCAGGAGCAACTAGGAAACCTGAGATCCAGTGTGTTTGTATCAATCTCCATGGTCACCTGTCAGACATTGATGCAGACACCAGCCATTACCAAGTATga
- the tigar.S gene encoding fructose-2,6-bisphosphatase TIGAR isoform X2, which yields MGFKQADAAGRFLSNVRFTHVFSSDLIRAKQTACAIMRNNQLSEDIKIMYDPRLRERKYGDAEGRPLSELKVMAKKAGGQCPSYTPPGGETLEQVRARAKDFFEYLCQLVMAESSVKEKSELGASGMVGIMSTDLAPFVNHNKEPTIFGESRDVTLDASVLLVSHGAYMRNWIKYFVEDLQFIFPPELKKSRELSVSPNTGISHFIITVGSGATRKPEIQCVCINLHGHLSDIDADTSHYQV from the exons ATGGGATTCAAGCAGGCAGACGCTGCGGGCAGGTTTCTGAGCAACGTCCGATTCACCCATGTTTTCTCCAGTGATTTGATCCGTGCAAAACAA ACAGCGTGTGCCATCATGAGGAATAACCAACTCAGCGAGGACATTAAAATTATGTATGATCCCAGACTCCGGGAAAGG AAATACGGTGACGCCGAGGGTCGGCCTCTAAGTGAACTAAAGGTGATGGCAAAAAAAGCTGGAGGTCAGTGTCCGTCTTATACCCCACCAGGAGGAGAGACCCTAGAGCAG GTTAGAGCTCGTGCCAAGGACTTCTTCGAATATCTTTGCCAGTTAGTGATGGCGGAATCTTCTGTAAAGGAGAAGTCAGAATTAGGTGCTTCAGGAATGGTTGGGATCATGTCTACCGACCTGGCCCCTTTTGTGAATCACAATAAGGAACCTACAATTTTTGGGGAAAGTAGAGATGTCACTCTAGATGCTAGTGTGCTGTTAGTGAGCCACGGGGCATATATGCGCAACTGGATCAAGTATTTTGTGGAAGACCTGCAATTCATTTTCCCACCAGAGCTGAAGAAGTCTCGGGAACTTTCCGTAAGCCCCAACACGGGAATAAGCCATTTTATTATCACTGTTGGATCAGGAGCAACTAGGAAACCTGAGATCCAGTGTGTTTGTATCAATCTCCATGGTCACCTGTCAGACATTGATGCAGACACCAGCCATTACCAAGTATga